The proteins below come from a single Pedobacter aquae genomic window:
- a CDS encoding DUF6671 family protein, with protein sequence MFNGRKLIIATKHHKEKIIAPLLEKALGLTCFVDETFDTDTLGTFTGEVERTLDPIATAREKCLQAMHKNNCDLGLASEGSFGPHPSLFFVQADDEFLIFIDLKHGIEIIARELSTATNFNAKSIANEEELLAFAAEIGFPEHALILRPSKDNFTAIHKGINDAETLKKVFHQLNKEYQSVYAETDMRAMHNPTRMGVIEKATYKLLEKIQSQCPQCQMPGFAVTAVKPGLKCNLCGLPTKSTLSYVYSCQHCHFSKEEMYPNQKQTEDPTYCDYCNP encoded by the coding sequence ATGTTCAACGGAAGAAAACTCATCATTGCTACCAAGCATCATAAAGAAAAGATTATTGCGCCTCTTCTGGAGAAAGCATTGGGGCTTACTTGTTTTGTAGATGAAACTTTTGATACCGATACCTTAGGAACATTCACGGGCGAGGTAGAGCGAACTTTAGACCCCATAGCAACAGCTCGGGAGAAATGCTTACAAGCCATGCATAAAAATAATTGCGATTTAGGCTTGGCTAGTGAAGGTTCTTTTGGTCCGCATCCATCGCTATTTTTTGTTCAAGCCGATGATGAATTTCTGATTTTTATAGACCTTAAACATGGTATAGAAATTATTGCTAGGGAGTTAAGCACTGCAACCAATTTTAATGCGAAAAGCATTGCTAATGAGGAAGAACTTCTAGCATTTGCGGCAGAAATTGGCTTTCCCGAGCATGCATTAATCCTGAGGCCATCAAAAGATAATTTTACAGCTATTCATAAAGGCATTAACGATGCTGAAACATTAAAGAAAGTATTCCATCAACTCAACAAGGAATACCAAAGTGTTTATGCCGAGACCGATATGAGGGCCATGCACAATCCCACCCGAATGGGGGTGATAGAAAAAGCTACCTATAAACTGCTAGAAAAAATACAATCGCAATGCCCACAATGCCAAATGCCGGGTTTTGCGGTAACAGCGGTCAAGCCTGGGCTAAAATGTAATTTATGCGGTTTGCCAACCAAATCAACGCTGAGTTATGTTTACAGCTGCCAGCATTGCCATTTCAGCAAAGAAGAAATGTATCCTAACCAAAAGCAAACAGAAGACCCTACTTATTGCGATTATTGTAATCCTTAG